CCGCGCTTTTTCTTTTGGTTTGTGCCTGGCTTGTCCTCGTACCCACCTGTAAGAATCGCGGAAAGGAATGCAACACAAACTCCTAGAACTAAAATAAGTTTCATAACTTATCCCTCCTATGAGACAGCTGTTGTCTACCGTTAAGTATACCTCATTTATTAGGAAAATGAAATGTCCTTATTTTGTTTAATTGTGACATTTCTTAATGCGCTAAAAATAACAGTTGATACGCGAATAAGATTGCGAAAACGTAAAGAAGAATTGGCACTTGTCTCCACTTTCCTTTTACGACTTTCAAAATTGGATATGTGATAAATCCAAGTGCAATTCCAGTTGCAATACTAGAAGTGAGCGGCATCGTTAAAATAATTAGAAATGCAGGGAAGGCTTCGTCGAAAGATTCCCATTCTATTTCTTTTACAACACTAATCATTAAGCTTCCTACAATAATGAGTGCCGGCGCTGTAATTGCAGAAACGCCTGATAACGCACTGACGAGAGGCCCAAAAAAGGCTGCAATCATAAAGAGTATCGCGACTGTTAATGTAGTAAGCCCTGAACGTCCCCCAACAGCGACACCAGACGATGATTCGATATATGCTGAAGTTGGGCTCGTTCCGAACATTGAACCGACTGTAGCGGCTACAGAGTCGGCCAGTAATGCATGGCGTGCTTTAGGCATAGAGCCATCTTTTTTTAATAAACCAGCTTGTTTTGCGACACCAATCATTGTGCCTGTTGTATCAAACATTGTCACAATAAGAAAAGCGAAGACAACGCCGTATAAACCATGAGAAATGATGTCTGACATCGCGCTGATAGGATTCCAAACGATAATTCCTTCAGGCAAGGATGGCAGTTTCCATAAACCTTCTGTAAATGATAATTGGCCTGTGAAAACGGCAACGATACCAGTTACAATCATCCCGATAAAAATTGAACCGTAAACATTTAATGTCATTAAAATCACCGTGATGATTAGTCCAAATAATGCTAGGAGGACTGTCGGCGAGGTTAAATCACCGAGTTGAACTAGATTTGTTTCATGACTTGCAACAAGCCCTGAAAGTTTCAATCCAATAAAGGCAATAAATAATCCAATTCCCGCAGTAATTCCATGTTTTAAATTTTGTGGAATTGATGCAATTAGCTTTTCCCTAAAAGGTGTAAGCGATAAAATGGTAAATATTATTCCAGCAATAAATACTGCCGAAAATGCAGTCATATAATCTAGTTGTCCATCGGATGCAATGACCACAGAAGTAAAGTACGCATTCAATCCCATGCCAGGTGCGATGGCGATAGGATAATTTGCAAAAAGTGCCATCCAAAGTGTTCCTACAGCGGCAGCAATAATTGTCGCAAGAAATACTTGGTCGAATGGAACGCCAGCATCAGCTAGAATAATCGGGTTGACAATAATGATGTAAGCCATCGTTAAAAATGTTGTCATTCCCGCTAAAATTTCAGTTTTAGGATTTGTTTTTAACTGTTTTAATTGAAACAAAGAAATTCTCCTTTCTAAATACGAACAATAAAAACTCCGCTATCAATAATATTCGTTTTTAGAGAGAATTTCAATCCTTTTTTAAGAAAAACAATAAATTTATTATATAGGTCAATTTTAAAGTCAAACAACTGACATATAAAATGTCATAAGAAATCCCGAAGCGCTCGAAAGGCTTCGGGATTTATCTACTTTATTGAACTGTGATTGACTCTTTTGTAAATGGATGGATAAACGCGAGTGCAGTTGCAGTAAGGCGAAAGTTTCCGTCTTCTGTTTCACTGCCCTCGTACAACGTATCGCCAGTTACAGGGTGACCAAGATGGGCAAAGTGTACACGAATTTGATGTGTTCTGCCTGTTTCAAGTTTTGCTTCCACAAGAGTTGTCTGCGCTTTACGCTCCACAACTTTAAAGTGTGTAATCGCTTGTTGACCAGTTGGGGAGACTCTTCTTCTTGCTGAATGATGGCGGTCTTTTCCGATAGGACGGTTAATCGTGCCGCGCGGTCTTTTTAATGTACCGTCTAGTTCCGCTTCATATGTGCGAGTGATTTCGTTGTTTTCAATCATGCGGTCGAAAATTGTTTTTGCAATCGGATGTTTGGCGATAAGTAGCACACCTGCCGTTCCTTTATCGAGCCGGTGAATATGCTCAGCGTATTGGCCGCCATTTTTCACGACATGCGCAAAGACAACATTCATGAGTGTGTCATGTTCAGTATCTTTGGTCGGATGGGTTGCCATGCCAGCAGGTTTCCAAACGGCAATGATATGTTCATCTTCAAAAAGAACTTTTAGCGTTACTTGTTCATTTGGCAAGTAGCTTGAACGTGCATCGGAAACTGTGAATTGGATAGTCGTTCCGGCTGATAAAGGCGTTTTCCAATCAATTGGATTGCCTTCCATATCGGTGACGCCTTTTGCCATACGCATAAGGTGAACAGTCTTTTTCCCTGCTTGCCACTCATCACGTAGTAACTGTTCAATAGTTGTTCCATCGTCTATTATTTTATAATGAAATGAACTCATTCAACTTCTCCTTTAACGGCTTTAAAAAATGCGCGGATGTTTTCCTCTGGTTGCCCGCCGACCATTCGTCCAACCTCTTCACCGTTTTCAAAATAGATCATCGTTGGCGTTGCTTCAATGTTATACAGTTTTGCTTCCTCATTAAATTCGAGTGTGTTAAATTGATCAACTTCCACTTCCATGTTCTGAGCAATTGGCATCATAACAGGGGTCATTTCTTTACAATAGCCACATAAAGGACTGAAAAAATAGGCTGTAACTGATTCGCCAGATGCGATTTTAGCTTTTAGGTCTTCAGGTAAAATAATGTTGCTGTAATTTTTATCGCCGATTAAATCAATAGTCGATTGTTCAAGCTTGTTCGTTCCGTATGGATTATCTTTCAATTTGTCCTTGTTTGATTGATTGTTAAGCACAAGAATCAAGACAAAAATGACGACGATAATCCCGCCGATTGCTAATAATTTCTTCAAGTTATTTATTCTCCTTTTGCCATTTAAGCATGAGGATGCTTGTGATGGCGATTAGTATAAATGCGATTAAAGCTAGAAATGGGATGGTAATAAATCCCAAATAATTAATGTATTGTCCTGTACATGGTACAATTCCACAAGACGGCGCACTGTCACTTAAAAAGCGGAGTTTCTGAATTCCGTAATGATATAACGATAACGAGCCGCCGATGATTGAGAAAACCGCAGTTGTTAAGGCAATTTGTGCATTTCTTTGGAACAGACCAATCCCAGCAATTAAAATGATTGGGTACATGAAAATACGTTGGTACCAACAAAGGGTACAAGGAATAAAGCCGCGTGCTTCAGAAAAGTATAACGATCCCAACGTTGCTACTAATGATACGACAGCAATGAAAATCAAACCATTTTCTTGTCGCTTGTCCATCTAACCACTCCAATGCAACAGAATACACTTTTGATTATAGATTGAAACGGAAAACATGTAAATGAATGTTGATTGGGAAACGATTGTCTATTCAATTGTGTGGAGAAGTTGTGTCAAATAGAAACAGTGAGGAGGCGATTATGGCCTTTCTCACTGTTCGTGTTCTTATTTCTTCGTATAATGCTTTCTTAAATGTTTTGAAATGTTTTTCCGTTTGTTTTGCGCCTGTTTACGGGCTTGTTGATTTGTTTTCTGCTCGATATAAGCAAGTTCTTTTTGGAGTTTTAAGTAACTTGCATACCGTTCTTCCGTTAATTCGCCAGTTGCCAACGCATGTTGTACGGCGCAGCCAGGTTCTTGATTGTGTAGGCAATCATTGAACTTACAAATTTCTGCGAGTGCTTCAATGTCACTGAAGCCAGAATGTAAGCTGTCGCTATTATCCCAAAGCTGAAACTCTCTCATACCGGGCGTGTCGATAATGACACCACCTGAGGGAATGATAATGAGTTCGCGGTGTGTTGTCGTATGCTTACCTTTATCATCGTCAAGCCGGATATCTTGAACGTCCATTTTTTGGTCGTTTAATAAAGCATTCGTTAATGAAGATTTTCCAACCCCTGAAGAACCTAATAGGGCGGCAGTTTTACCGTCCTGTAGCACTTGTCGAATTTGCTCCAAACCTTCACCGGTAATATTACTCACCTCAAATATTTCCGTTCCAAATGCGATATTCTGTGCTTCTTCAACATAATAGGAAGGGTTATCGCTAATATCTTTTTTCGTAAGGACAACAATCGGGACTGCGCCAGAGTCATAGGCCGCAACTAAATAACGCTCCAACCTTCTAGCGTTAAAATCTTTATTCATCGACATAACCAAAAAGGCAATATCGACGTTGACAGCAATGAGTTGTTCTTCGATTGTTGAACCTGCAACTTTGCGAGAAAAGATTGAAGTACGCGGTGAAATCGCATGAATGATTCCACGTTCTTCACCAGGCATTTTTTCTACGACAACCCAGTCGCCGACAGCAGGGAAGTCACGCCGTTCGGTTGCTTCGTATTCCATGCTACCTGAACAAACCGATAGCCATTCGCCAAATTCTGTAATGACGCGATACATTCGTTTGTGTTCAAGTATGACACGTCCCGGGACACATTTTGCTAATCCGCGTTCTTCTATTATTGTTGAGAAATTATCTTTGTGTAATAAATTCCATCCGTAATCATCTAATTTTATCAATTTATAATCCTCCTGTTATTTGTATGAAAAAGCCGTGGGTCCACGATCGGACACCACGGCTTTCACGAACATATAACAGAATAACCTTGTATTATTACGAATACAGGGCAGGTGAAAGTATGGGTCCGATCGTTTTTACAATAGCTACAATCATATATTCCATATCACTTCACCTACTTTCTGTTTGATAGGATTTACAATATCAAATCGTGGATACTGTGTCAATCCCATGAAATTAAGTCGACACTTCCGTTAATTGTTCAAGTTGTTCTCTTTCATGCTTCGTTACTTCTAAATAAAGAATATGTTGACCATCCATATCTTTAATCGTAAATTCATAACCTTGTTCGATAATTGATTGGCCAGTCATCGTTTCAAAACGTTCTGTCATAAACCAACCGCCAATTGTATCGATACCTTCTTCATCGATATCAATCCCGAGAATATCATTCACATTTTCAATGAGTAATTTAGAGTCAAAGATATAATGATCTTCGCCAATTTTTTGAACTTCAGGAACTTCGTCGGTATCAAATTCATCTTGTATATCGCCAACAATTTCTTCCAGTATATCCTCAATCGTTACAAGGCCGGATGTACCGCCGTATTCATCCATCAGTAAAGCCATATGAATTCGTTCTCTCTGGATTTTTAGTAATAAATCGCCAATCGGTATCGTTTCAATGACTTGAATAATCGGTTGCATATACTCAACAACGGTTTGAGTACCCGTGGATGGATTTTTAATATACTCGGTTAATAAGTTTTTCATATTGATGAGGCCAATAATATTATCTTTATCTCCGTTTGTAACAGGATAACGTGTATATTGTTCGATTCCTTCTGTGTTAAATACGTCTTGAATCGTCATGTCTTTATCGACAGTCATCATTTCTGTACGCGGCATCATAATTTCTTTTGCGATGCGATCGTCAAATTCGAAAATTTTATTGACATATTTATATTCGGCTTGGTTAATTTCACCGCTTTTTAGACTGTCCGTTAAAATCATTCGTAATTCCTCTTCAGAATGGGCAACATCTGATTCTGAAATGGCTTTATAGCCAAATAATCCGATAAGAAATCGCGCTGAACCATTCATCCCTTTTATGACTGGATACATCAATTTATAAAACAGAATAAGAGGTTTTGCGAACGATAGCGTTATGTCTTCCGCTTTTTGAATCGCAATCGTTTTGGGAGCTAGTTCACCAACAACGACGTGTAAAAATGTCACGATTGTAAAAGCAATAATAAATGAGAGAATTGTTGCTACACTGGCCGACACTTCAAAATAGGAGAAAAGCGGTTTTAACATCAAGTTAATGGTCGGTTCTCCTAGCATACCGAGTCCAAGTGCCGTTATCGTAATCCCAAGTTGACAAGCAGACAAGTATTCATCTAAATTGCTAATAATTCTTTTTGCATCTATTGCACGTCGGTTTCCTTCTTCGACGAGCTGATTGATTCGTGTCGTTCTAATTTTAACAATTGCAAATTCACTCGCAACAAAAAATGCGGTGAGGGCGATCAAGACAGCAAATGCTGTCAATCGTATGGCAATTTCCAAATAGTTACTTTGTTCCGCACCCAAATGAGGGGAGAAACAAAGTGTACACCTCCTGTAATGGTAAAATAGTTAATTACTTCTATGATAATTTATTTATAAGAAAAAAACAATTATGTGGATTGTTTTTTATTTGGATATGTGAAATGAGGTGAGAGAGGTGGATCTTTGGATACTCATTAAGCAGCGGTATATATTTATATTATTTTTCATAACGATATTATTATCGAGTATTGTTTTACTACTTTACATTTGGAAAAATCGTTCAATCCTTCCAAAAATATTAACCGCGACGATAATCTTGATTTGTTTATTTTTAATAGTAACATTAATCATTTTACTGTTTTTTATCATTTCTTTTGGATACAATACTTAACCATAAAAATATAAACTTTCTTTTGGGAAAAGTATTGACATAGTAAAAAGAGACGTGTATTGTAAAATTATTACGAAACTCGAAATAGAAAGGTAGGTATGGAAGATGATAAATATTATATTATACACCAAGGAACTTAATAGTCTCTCCATGCCTGCGTACTTTCTATTTGATTTTTGAATGAATGGAATGGCATGTTGCCGTTCTTTTTAATAAGCACACGCTTGTTTAAATGGGCGTGTGCTTTTTTGTGTCTGTTGATGTTTGAAAAATCCTAAGATTCGATTAAGAGAGGTATTTTCACGCTCAGCGTGTTAAAGATTTTATGGAAAAGGAGTGCTAAGCATGATTCATATCATTCGGCAAAAAAGACTAGTACTGAAGGTATCGTTGGAAAACGGTTAGCCCCAAAACACAGATGAAAGAAGGTCGATTGATTGATGTTTTCGGTATTACAAAAGTTAAAATGGTTTTTTCAAGAAAATAAAAAACGTTATACTGTAGCTGTTTTGTTATTAATTCTTGCAAATATTTTAGTCGTCGTACCGCCCTGGTTAATCGGAAAAGCAATTGACTCGATTCATTTGCAAACGTTAACCGCGAAGTTACTGGCCATGTTTATTGGTGCCATGCTGCTCATCATGCTTGTAAATTATGTAATTAACTTTGTTTGGCAATACCAACTATTTGGCGGTGCCTACGTTTTGGAAAGGCAATTACGGAGACGATTAATGCGCCATTTTTTAAAAATGACGCCGTCGTTTTATGAGAAAAACAAGACTGGTGATTTAATGGCGCGCTCGACCAATGATTTACGTGCTGTGTCAGAAACTGCTGGTTTTGGCATTATGACATTGGCGGATTCAACGGTTTATTTATTCACATTGGTGGCAACGATGGGTTTTCTCGTTTCTTGGAAATTAACACTTGTCGCCATTTTACCGTTGCCAATTTTGGCGTACATTATGCAAGTGTTAGGAAAGCGCATTCATGAACGATACTTAGTTGCTCAACAAGCATTTGGTGATTTGAATGACCATGTACTTGAAGCCGTAGCAGGTGTCCGCGTCGTGCGGGCTTACGTGCAAGAACGTGCGACTGAACAAAAGTTTGCTGAAATGACAGAAGATGTCTTTCGGAAAAATATGCACGTCGAGAAAATCGATGCCCTTTT
This window of the Sporosarcina ureilytica genome carries:
- a CDS encoding RluA family pseudouridine synthase, with protein sequence MSSFHYKIIDDGTTIEQLLRDEWQAGKKTVHLMRMAKGVTDMEGNPIDWKTPLSAGTTIQFTVSDARSSYLPNEQVTLKVLFEDEHIIAVWKPAGMATHPTKDTEHDTLMNVVFAHVVKNGGQYAEHIHRLDKGTAGVLLIAKHPIAKTIFDRMIENNEITRTYEAELDGTLKRPRGTINRPIGKDRHHSARRRVSPTGQQAITHFKVVERKAQTTLVEAKLETGRTHQIRVHFAHLGHPVTGDTLYEGSETEDGNFRLTATALAFIHPFTKESITVQ
- a CDS encoding thioredoxin family protein; the protein is MKKLLAIGGIIVVIFVLILVLNNQSNKDKLKDNPYGTNKLEQSTIDLIGDKNYSNIILPEDLKAKIASGESVTAYFFSPLCGYCKEMTPVMMPIAQNMEVEVDQFNTLEFNEEAKLYNIEATPTMIYFENGEEVGRMVGGQPEENIRAFFKAVKGEVE
- a CDS encoding disulfide oxidoreductase: MDKRQENGLIFIAVVSLVATLGSLYFSEARGFIPCTLCWYQRIFMYPIILIAGIGLFQRNAQIALTTAVFSIIGGSLSLYHYGIQKLRFLSDSAPSCGIVPCTGQYINYLGFITIPFLALIAFILIAITSILMLKWQKENK
- a CDS encoding hemolysin family protein produces the protein MTAFAVLIALTAFFVASEFAIVKIRTTRINQLVEEGNRRAIDAKRIISNLDEYLSACQLGITITALGLGMLGEPTINLMLKPLFSYFEVSASVATILSFIIAFTIVTFLHVVVGELAPKTIAIQKAEDITLSFAKPLILFYKLMYPVIKGMNGSARFLIGLFGYKAISESDVAHSEEELRMILTDSLKSGEINQAEYKYVNKIFEFDDRIAKEIMMPRTEMMTVDKDMTIQDVFNTEGIEQYTRYPVTNGDKDNIIGLINMKNLLTEYIKNPSTGTQTVVEYMQPIIQVIETIPIGDLLLKIQRERIHMALLMDEYGGTSGLVTIEDILEEIVGDIQDEFDTDEVPEVQKIGEDHYIFDSKLLIENVNDILGIDIDEEGIDTIGGWFMTERFETMTGQSIIEQGYEFTIKDMDGQHILYLEVTKHEREQLEQLTEVST
- a CDS encoding NCS2 family permease; amino-acid sequence: MFQLKQLKTNPKTEILAGMTTFLTMAYIIIVNPIILADAGVPFDQVFLATIIAAAVGTLWMALFANYPIAIAPGMGLNAYFTSVVIASDGQLDYMTAFSAVFIAGIIFTILSLTPFREKLIASIPQNLKHGITAGIGLFIAFIGLKLSGLVASHETNLVQLGDLTSPTVLLALFGLIITVILMTLNVYGSIFIGMIVTGIVAVFTGQLSFTEGLWKLPSLPEGIIVWNPISAMSDIISHGLYGVVFAFLIVTMFDTTGTMIGVAKQAGLLKKDGSMPKARHALLADSVAATVGSMFGTSPTSAYIESSSGVAVGGRSGLTTLTVAILFMIAAFFGPLVSALSGVSAITAPALIIVGSLMISVVKEIEWESFDEAFPAFLIILTMPLTSSIATGIALGFITYPILKVVKGKWRQVPILLYVFAILFAYQLLFLAH
- the rsgA gene encoding ribosome small subunit-dependent GTPase A, with amino-acid sequence MKLDDYGWNLLHKDNFSTIIEERGLAKCVPGRVILEHKRMYRVITEFGEWLSVCSGSMEYEATERRDFPAVGDWVVVEKMPGEERGIIHAISPRTSIFSRKVAGSTIEEQLIAVNVDIAFLVMSMNKDFNARRLERYLVAAYDSGAVPIVVLTKKDISDNPSYYVEEAQNIAFGTEIFEVSNITGEGLEQIRQVLQDGKTAALLGSSGVGKSSLTNALLNDQKMDVQDIRLDDDKGKHTTTHRELIIIPSGGVIIDTPGMREFQLWDNSDSLHSGFSDIEALAEICKFNDCLHNQEPGCAVQHALATGELTEERYASYLKLQKELAYIEQKTNQQARKQAQNKRKNISKHLRKHYTKK